One genomic region from Oryzias melastigma strain HK-1 linkage group LG19, ASM292280v2, whole genome shotgun sequence encodes:
- the pde6gb gene encoding phosphodiesterase 6G, cGMP-specific, rod, gamma, paralog b isoform X1 — translation MPSLCVQPGRSSVYLLKLCRTYLHSGTVCHLPSGPKSPDSAEREQNQKNSSWSPDHGPPPAPTHCCMSGCHNCVWIEHAEQLLAYYHDGGDRALAAIEENIFDENLKAYLKMEIKLLKKT, via the exons ATGCCGAGTCTGTGCGTTCAACCCGGAAGGTCTTCCGTTTATTTGCTAAAG TTATGTAGAACTTACCTTCACAGTGGCACAGTTTGCCATCTGCCCAGTGGGCCCAAATCCCCTGACTCCGCAGAAAGAGAACAGAACCAGAAGAACTCCAGCTGGTCTCCGGACCACGGACCCCCACCGGCTCCCACCCACTGCTGCATGAGTGGCTGCCACAACTGCGTGTGGATCGAGCATGCCGAGCAGCTGCTGGCGTACTATCATGATGGCGGTGACCGCGCTCTAGCAGCCATTGAGGAGAACATCTTTGATGAGAACTTGAAAGCTTACCTAAAGATGGAGATCAAGTTACTTAAAAAGACCTGA
- the gprc5c gene encoding G-protein coupled receptor family C group 5 member C isoform X2, whose translation MESNSTPRGCGPNVDSLYYNLCDLSAAWGIVLEALAAAGIIFSFVLFISLLASMPFIRSSRQRSSVPLHTGFLVCTAGLFCLTFAFIVGKNFATCASRRFLFGVLFGGCFACLLMQCVRLNILARRNSGPRAWGLCLGALGLWLVEVVINTEWLIITVVRHPVTLVTATGVADRATATPCNIANQDFVMALIYVMILILAVVVASLSIMGGKHTAWKKEGALVLVASLLSVCIWLAWIVMYVYGNERTGGPTWDDPTLAIALVSNAWVFIVVYTIPQICCLSSDDESQQDYEDPHLSDRVGYETILKEQKKNTHNMFVENKAFSMDEPSRGPKFVSPYSGYTGQQPPDQNHEMIIPRATVGSAVNSRGSTPPAHTHASGTGLQRTAQW comes from the exons ATGGAAAGCAACAGCACCCCTCGGGGCTGCGGCCCCAATGTGGACTCCCTCTACTACAACCTGTGTGACCTGAGCGCAGCGTGGGGCATCGTGCTGGAGGCCTTAGCAGCAGCTGGAATCATCTTCTCCTTTGTGCTCTTCATCTCCCTGCTGGCCAGCATGCCTTTCATCAGAAGCAGCAGACAGAGGAGCTCCGTTCCTCTTCATACCGGGTTCCTGGTCTGCACCGCTGGCCTCTTTTGCCTGACATTTGCCTTTATTGTAGGAAAAAATTTTGCCACCTGCGCCTCACGTAGGTTCCTGTTCGGCGTGCTGTTTGGAGGCTGCTTTGCTTGCCTCCTGATGCAGTGTGTGAGGTTAAACATCCTAGCCAGAAGGAACAGCGGGCCCCGAGCCTGGGGGTTGTGTCTCGGAGCTCTGGGGCTGTGGCTGGTAGAGGTGGTCATCAACACAGAATGGCTTATCATCACCGTGGTACGGCATCCAGTGACGTTGGTCACTGCTACAGGTGTAGCCGACAGAGCCACAGCCACACCGTGCAACATCGCCAACCAAGACTTTGTCATGGCGCTGATCTATGTGATGATCCTGATTCTGGCTGTAGTGGTGGCAAGCCTGTCCATAATGGGAGGCAAACACACGGCGTGGAAGAAAGAGGGCGCGCTGGTGCTCGTAGCAAGCCTGCTCTCTGTCTGCATTTGGCTGGCGTGGATCGTCATGTACGTCTACGGAAACGAGAGAACTGGAGGTCCCACCTGGGATGACCCCACTTTGGCAATCGCTTTGGTGTCAAATGCGTGGGTGTTTATTGTCGTCTACACAATTCCACAAATCTGCTGTTTGAGCAGCGACGATGAGAGCCAGCAAGACTATGAAGATCCTCACTTGTCTGACCGAGTCGGATACGAAACCATCTTgaaggagcagaagaagaacACGCACAACATGTTTGTGGAAAATAAGGCTTTCTCCATGGACGAGCCCAGCAGAG GACCCAAGTTCGTGTCTCCGTACAGCGGCTACACTGGTCAG CAACCTCCGGACCAGAACCACGAAATGATCATTCCCAGAGCTACTGTAGGATCAGCCGTCAACAGCAGGGGCAGCACCCCCCcggcacacacacatgcaagc GGTACAGGCTTGCAGAGGACAGCCCAGTGGTGA
- the gprc5c gene encoding G-protein coupled receptor family C group 5 member C isoform X1 yields MESNSTPRGCGPNVDSLYYNLCDLSAAWGIVLEALAAAGIIFSFVLFISLLASMPFIRSSRQRSSVPLHTGFLVCTAGLFCLTFAFIVGKNFATCASRRFLFGVLFGGCFACLLMQCVRLNILARRNSGPRAWGLCLGALGLWLVEVVINTEWLIITVVRHPVTLVTATGVADRATATPCNIANQDFVMALIYVMILILAVVVASLSIMGGKHTAWKKEGALVLVASLLSVCIWLAWIVMYVYGNERTGGPTWDDPTLAIALVSNAWVFIVVYTIPQICCLSSDDESQQDYEDPHLSDRVGYETILKEQKKNTHNMFVENKAFSMDEPSRGPKFVSPYSGYTGQVRTSVYQPTELALMTKAVGTQPPDQNHEMIIPRATVGSAVNSRGSTPPAHTHASGTGLQRTAQW; encoded by the exons ATGGAAAGCAACAGCACCCCTCGGGGCTGCGGCCCCAATGTGGACTCCCTCTACTACAACCTGTGTGACCTGAGCGCAGCGTGGGGCATCGTGCTGGAGGCCTTAGCAGCAGCTGGAATCATCTTCTCCTTTGTGCTCTTCATCTCCCTGCTGGCCAGCATGCCTTTCATCAGAAGCAGCAGACAGAGGAGCTCCGTTCCTCTTCATACCGGGTTCCTGGTCTGCACCGCTGGCCTCTTTTGCCTGACATTTGCCTTTATTGTAGGAAAAAATTTTGCCACCTGCGCCTCACGTAGGTTCCTGTTCGGCGTGCTGTTTGGAGGCTGCTTTGCTTGCCTCCTGATGCAGTGTGTGAGGTTAAACATCCTAGCCAGAAGGAACAGCGGGCCCCGAGCCTGGGGGTTGTGTCTCGGAGCTCTGGGGCTGTGGCTGGTAGAGGTGGTCATCAACACAGAATGGCTTATCATCACCGTGGTACGGCATCCAGTGACGTTGGTCACTGCTACAGGTGTAGCCGACAGAGCCACAGCCACACCGTGCAACATCGCCAACCAAGACTTTGTCATGGCGCTGATCTATGTGATGATCCTGATTCTGGCTGTAGTGGTGGCAAGCCTGTCCATAATGGGAGGCAAACACACGGCGTGGAAGAAAGAGGGCGCGCTGGTGCTCGTAGCAAGCCTGCTCTCTGTCTGCATTTGGCTGGCGTGGATCGTCATGTACGTCTACGGAAACGAGAGAACTGGAGGTCCCACCTGGGATGACCCCACTTTGGCAATCGCTTTGGTGTCAAATGCGTGGGTGTTTATTGTCGTCTACACAATTCCACAAATCTGCTGTTTGAGCAGCGACGATGAGAGCCAGCAAGACTATGAAGATCCTCACTTGTCTGACCGAGTCGGATACGAAACCATCTTgaaggagcagaagaagaacACGCACAACATGTTTGTGGAAAATAAGGCTTTCTCCATGGACGAGCCCAGCAGAG GACCCAAGTTCGTGTCTCCGTACAGCGGCTACACTGGTCAGGTGCGTACTTCAGTCTACCAACCCACTGAGCTGGCTCTTATGACCAAAGCAGTGGGAACT CAACCTCCGGACCAGAACCACGAAATGATCATTCCCAGAGCTACTGTAGGATCAGCCGTCAACAGCAGGGGCAGCACCCCCCcggcacacacacatgcaagc GGTACAGGCTTGCAGAGGACAGCCCAGTGGTGA
- the gpr142 gene encoding probable G-protein coupled receptor 142: MIDWTNATTGDHQELDLQPVGLQKSECVLGFIPVVYYSVLLCVGLPVNILTAVALCRLASRTKKPLYYYLLAVTGSDILSQLFIIFVGFLLETAVFHRDVPKVLLQAVSAAEFAANHASIWSTVPLTVDRYVALCHPLLHRQISYAARARRIIASVLALSLASGVPFFWWSDMWRNSHPPTVLDSVLIWTHVTIIYFLPCSIFFVLNSLIIHTLRVRKRQQPCQEEPRPVRRFGKTTAMLLAITSVFSVLWAPRTAVVIYHLYVSSVHRDWRVHLAYDLSNMLAMLNTAVNFFLYCFVSKPFRNVVRDVVLLRSWPSYSRHTAPQNQTPNNNSISSLYSGNNKRSQRDSTPLSPHRARKPS; this comes from the exons ATGATCGACTGGACAAATGCAACCACAGGGGACCACCAGGAACTTGACCTGCAGCCTGTAGGACTGCAAAAGTCCGAGTGCGTCCTGGGATTCATTCCTGTCGTCTACTACAGTGTTCTGCTGTGTGTGGGACTGCCAG TTAACATCCTGACTGCGGTGGCTTTGTGCAGACTAGCTTCCCGCACCAAGAAGCCTCTCTACTACTACCTGTTGGCAGTGACGGGCTCAGACATCCTCTCACAGCTTTTCATCATCTTCGTGGGCTTCCTGCTGGAGACGGCTGTTTTCCACCGCGACGTCCCAAAAGTGCTGCTCCAAGCAGTCAGTGCGGCGGAGTTTGCCGCCAACCATGCCTCCATTTGGTCCACTGTACCGCTCACCGTGGACCGCTATGTAGCGCTGTGCCACCCTCTCCTACATCGACAGATCAGCTACGCGGCACGAGCCCGGAGGATCATCGCATCGGTGCTGGCGCTGTCACTAGCATCAGGCGTGCCTTTCTTCTGGTGGTCAGACATGTGGAGGAACAGCCATCCGCCCACGGTGCTAGACTCTGTCCTCATATGGACTCATGTAACTATCATCTATTTCCTGCCCTGCAGTATTTTCTTTGTGCTGAACTCCTTGATAATTCACACCCTGCGGGTGAGAAAGAGGCAGCAGCCCTGTCAGGAAGAGCCCCGGCCTGTGCGGCGATTCGGGAAAACCACGGCTATGTTGCTGGCTATAACGTCTGTTTTCTCTGTCCTCTGGGCGCCCAGGACTGCGGTGGTCATCTACCACCTGTACGTCTCCTCAGTTCACAGAGACTGGCGCGTCCACCTGGCCTACGACCTGTCCAACATGCTGGCCATGCTCAACACAGCGGTCAACTTCTTCCTATATTGTTTTGTCAGCAAGCCCTTTCGTAACGTGGTGCGGGACGTGGTGTTGCTCAGGAGTTGGCCGTCGTACTCTCGCCACACCGCTCCCCAAAACCAGACCCCCAACAACAACTCTATATCCTCTCTTTACAGTGGGAACAACAAGCGTTCACAGCGGGACTCCACCCCCTTATCACCTCACAGGGCAAGGAAGCCCTCATGA